In one Lycium barbarum isolate Lr01 chromosome 7, ASM1917538v2, whole genome shotgun sequence genomic region, the following are encoded:
- the LOC132603431 gene encoding uncharacterized protein LOC132603431 isoform X4 yields MKLPLLQHRQLESTYHPEIKRTKLLDEKEEGFRKWNRSRWSNILSVRVQCSSHSEPRVYRKQTLYTTKAENPHLSCIVPLILLVKVGSVTCG; encoded by the exons ATGAAGCTACCTCTCCT CCAGCATAGGCAACTGGAATCTACATATCATCCTGAAATAAAAAGGACTAAGCTTTTGGATGAGAAAGAAGAAG GATTTCGAAAGTGGAATCGCTCGAGGTGGAGTAACATTTTGAGTGTAAGAG TGCAGTGTTCTTCCCActctgagccgagggtctatcggaaacagacTCTCTACACTACAAAGGCAGAG AATCCTCATTTGTCATGCATTGTCCCACTTATTCTATTGGTCAAGGTTGGCAGTGTGACTTGCGGATAG
- the LOC132603431 gene encoding uncharacterized protein LOC132603431 isoform X1, translating into MKLPLLQHRQLESTYHPEIKRTKLLDEKEEGFRKWNRSRWSNILSVRGTTVCFTIDIAVSETIQDNKNCSVLPTLSRGSIGNRLSTLQRQRIERLRLLGSPLKLILRASEGMMGWNICRMCLKTNSSYILLALYLQ; encoded by the exons ATGAAGCTACCTCTCCT CCAGCATAGGCAACTGGAATCTACATATCATCCTGAAATAAAAAGGACTAAGCTTTTGGATGAGAAAGAAGAAG GATTTCGAAAGTGGAATCGCTCGAGGTGGAGTAACATTTTGAGTGTAAGAG GTACTACTGTATGCTTCACAATTGATATAGCTGTTAGTGAAACAATCCAAGACAATAAAAAT TGCAGTGTTCTTCCCActctgagccgagggtctatcggaaacagacTCTCTACACTACAAAGGCAGAG AATAGAGAGACTTAGGCTACTAGGCTCCCCACTAAAGCTGATACTCAGAGCCTCAGAGGGAATGATGGGTTGGAACATTTGTAGGATGTGCTTGAAGACAAACAGTTCCTATATTTTGTTGGCGTTATATCTTCAATAA
- the LOC132603431 gene encoding uncharacterized protein LOC132603431 isoform X3 → MKLPLLQHRQLESTYHPEIKRTKLLDEKEEGFRKWNRSRWSNILSVRGTTVCFTIDIAVSETIQDNKNCSSHSEPRVYRKQTLYTTKAENPHLSCIVPLILLVKVGSVTCG, encoded by the exons ATGAAGCTACCTCTCCT CCAGCATAGGCAACTGGAATCTACATATCATCCTGAAATAAAAAGGACTAAGCTTTTGGATGAGAAAGAAGAAG GATTTCGAAAGTGGAATCGCTCGAGGTGGAGTAACATTTTGAGTGTAAGAG GTACTACTGTATGCTTCACAATTGATATAGCTGTTAGTGAAACAATCCAAGACAATAAAAAT TGTTCTTCCCActctgagccgagggtctatcggaaacagacTCTCTACACTACAAAGGCAGAG AATCCTCATTTGTCATGCATTGTCCCACTTATTCTATTGGTCAAGGTTGGCAGTGTGACTTGCGGATAG
- the LOC132603431 gene encoding uncharacterized protein LOC132603431 isoform X2: MPKKEKRSLALACVLITCYSVIERETARFFGSRGRLKRGTTVCFTIDIAVSETIQDNKNCSVLPTLSRGSIGNRLSTLQRQRIERLRLLGSPLKLILRASEGMMGWNICRMCLKTNSSYILLALYLQ; this comes from the exons ATGCCAAAGAAAGAGAAACGGAGCTTGGCTCTTGCGTGCGTTTTGATAACCTGCTACAGTGTTATCGAAAGAGAGACGGCACGATTTTTTGGGAGTAGAGGAAGGTTGAAACGAG GTACTACTGTATGCTTCACAATTGATATAGCTGTTAGTGAAACAATCCAAGACAATAAAAAT TGCAGTGTTCTTCCCActctgagccgagggtctatcggaaacagacTCTCTACACTACAAAGGCAGAG AATAGAGAGACTTAGGCTACTAGGCTCCCCACTAAAGCTGATACTCAGAGCCTCAGAGGGAATGATGGGTTGGAACATTTGTAGGATGTGCTTGAAGACAAACAGTTCCTATATTTTGTTGGCGTTATATCTTCAATAA